The Onychostoma macrolepis isolate SWU-2019 chromosome 18, ASM1243209v1, whole genome shotgun sequence genome includes the window attttttttctgtaggtCTGATTATACAAGTACAATACTTCTGATGTGAGGTTGTGGTTGTTTAGGCCAAGGCCAGTGGCATTTGACTGCAGTCTAGATGACGCcaagatatttcatatttctctgtttttgttttagcatATGTGAACAGATTAATTATCAGGACAAGGATAGAAATACTTTAAATGGCCCTTGAAATGCATGGCAATCATGTCTAGATGTTTTATTGAGTTTGCTCTCAGAGTAAATTGAAAGTACTTTTAGTAGGCTACATTAGCATATGCAGAACAGTAttcatgtgaattatttatCTTAAAATCAGCATGAAACGGCATTTGAACCCATATTTTAGCTCTATAAAATGATGTATAATAGGTAATGTGCATTTTagaggcagttttttttttttctttaaaatattgtgtaatGATGAATGGTTCACAGTAAGATCAAGAATATAAGAGCGTGCACTGAGTCTGTTTTGACTTCATGTTGACTTGTATTCAAGTTATTGtgtagtaaaaataatataatgttccAAAAAGGTCTTTGCAACCACATAAAACCCTCAAAAATCACAATGCCATACAGCACGAAAATGTGTTTCCTGCGATACACATGAAGGTTGTGCAAGAACAGCGTGTCAGAACACAGTCTGTTTGCTGACTTTTTTTTGCCCCCCCTTTCTTTTTCATGCAGAAACACATCAACATTTAACCAGGCAGAGAAATACAGGCCTGAGTGTCAAAtagataaattattaaaacgGTATTAATTgtgctgtttattttggatttaaAGGAGCTTGGAAATTATTATGTGGAATGATTGTTActcttaaatgtataattctgCCATGTTGAACCTTTATATAAGATGACAATTTGTGTTACCATTTCTAACACGGGCAATCTTTACAGAAGGTCCCATAAGAATGAATAAAATTGGTTTGGATGTTATtcttgtgtgtaaatgtgagtGAATTGTGACATTGCAAAGCATTTTATCTGCTGTTTTTCTTGAAAGAAATTACATAATGTAGAGACCACGAGTCAAATGTTCTCACAATGAAAAGACAAAAGTCTCATTTGTAGTACTGTATATGTGAGCTGACATTTTACAAACCTACTGTGGTGctgttatttctttattctttcatttaatttattttaatctacaATTTTAAACCTCTCAGACCAGTTCGCTTGTGTCACTATTATAGTGATCTGGCaacaacattttactgtattttctttataatttctgtaaaattcagtttaaagcTATGCCGGACTCCCACATAATTACATTAGAGAGCAAAACTTGCCTGATAAATGACGAACATCATCAGTTCTTTATTTATGTCTTTCAGACAGAAGTTTGTGCTCCTCACAAGGATGGATTTTATCTTTATTGTCTCAAGCATCATTCTAACCCTGACTTTCCCTGTGCATTGTGGGAAAATCCTGGTGTTTCCTCACGAAGGCAGTCACTGGGTTAACATGAACATTTTGATCCAGGAGCTTCACTCCAGGGGCCATCAGATCACTGTGATACGGGCCCTCGACAGCTGGTACATCTCAGAAACATCGCCGCACTACGTCTCAATGACCGTCCCGGTTTTACTGGGTGGAGACGATGAGTTTTACAGCAGTTTTGTTTCTAGACAACTCCAGATCCGACGACAGCGGCAGTCGGCATGGACCAGGTTCAGATTGGACATGGAGCTCAAGGATAAATTTTCCGAAATGCACAGAAATATTTGCGAAATGGTGATCTACATAATCGAGAAAGATCCTGAGCTGATGGAACAAATCAAACAGGCCGACTTTGACTTGATGTTGACCGATCCAGCAAACGGAGGAGGTGTTGTTCTCGCACACTATCTGAATTTACCTCTCATTTTTAACGTCCGATGGACTGTGCATGGAGAAGCGCATTTTGCGATAGCACCGTCTCCTCTGTCTTACATTCCCTTCCCGCTTTCTCAGTTGACCGATAACATGACTTTTCTTCAGCGAACGTATAATGTGTTGTTTTACACCATTCGGCTTTTCCTTTACAAGCGCATCGTTGGTCCTCATTACAGCGCTTTGTGCGACCGATATTTTGGTCCTGATTTGCACTATTTTGAATTATTCCAAGCAGCTGATATTTGGCTCATGAGGgtggattttgtttttgaatttccTCGCCCGACTATGCCAAATGCCATTTACATTGGCGGTTTCCAATGCAAACCTGCAAAAGAGCTTCCGAGGGATCTGGAGGACTTTGTGCAAAGCTCTGGAGAGCATGGTGTCATTATGATGTCTCTAGGAACGTTAGTTGGCCAACTTCCTCTTGACATAGCTGATGAAATAGCAGCTGCGTTTGCTCAGCTTCCCCAAAAAGTGATTTGGAGATACACAGGAGCGCGGCCGTCGACTTTGGGCAACAACACTTTACTGGTTAACTGGTTACCGCAGAATGATCTCTTAGGACATGCAAAGACCCAGGTTTTTGTGTCTCATGGAGGAACTAATGGTATTTTTGAAGCCATTTATCATGGCGTTCCTATAGTTGGATTACCACTTGTTTTCGATCAGGATGATAACCTTTCAAAAATGAGACATAGAGGTGTGGCTAAAGTTGTGGACATTTCCAACATAGATAGACATATATTTAAAGATGCC containing:
- the ugt5f1 gene encoding UDP glucuronosyltransferase 5 family, polypeptide F1 is translated as MDFIFIVSSIILTLTFPVHCGKILVFPHEGSHWVNMNILIQELHSRGHQITVIRALDSWYISETSPHYVSMTVPVLLGGDDEFYSSFVSRQLQIRRQRQSAWTRFRLDMELKDKFSEMHRNICEMVIYIIEKDPELMEQIKQADFDLMLTDPANGGGVVLAHYLNLPLIFNVRWTVHGEAHFAIAPSPLSYIPFPLSQLTDNMTFLQRTYNVLFYTIRLFLYKRIVGPHYSALCDRYFGPDLHYFELFQAADIWLMRVDFVFEFPRPTMPNAIYIGGFQCKPAKELPRDLEDFVQSSGEHGVIMMSLGTLVGQLPLDIADEIAAAFAQLPQKVIWRYTGARPSTLGNNTLLVNWLPQNDLLGHAKTQVFVSHGGTNGIFEAIYHGVPIVGLPLVFDQDDNLSKMRHRGVAKVVDISNIDRHIFKDALQEVLTESSYRKNMQKLSSLHRDTPVNPLESALFWIEFVMRHRGAAHLRTDSYKMPWYSYYSVDAVAFLALIVSFTVYIVFKVIRCLCCRLCAKRKRAKQD